Part of the Tepidisphaeraceae bacterium genome is shown below.
GGTCGCATCCGTTTCACCAGCGGCGCCAGAGAACGGGTCGTTACTCGGAGCGCCGGTGAAAGCCGTCATGTTGCCGGCCGCGGCCACCGTACGCGGATATGCCTGACGGTTCTCGTTGCTGTACAGCAGCAGGCCCTGGCCGACCTGGCGCAGGTTGCTGGCGCACTTGACGCGGTTGGCGGTCTCGCGGGCGCGGTTCAGCGAGGGCAGCAGGATCGAGATCAGCAATGCGATGATGCCGATGACGACAAGCAGTTCGACGAGGGTGAAACCCTTGGAGGTGCGCTTCATGTGAAGCTCCTTATGAAAACGCTGTCGCCTGCGACCCGGCCAAAGGACCCTGCGGAGCACGTGTAAGGAATGTGATAATGGCAGGATGTCCCCACTGCAAAAGTGCAATGGCAACGTTGACCAACCACTCCGCTGAGACGAGGACCGATTCGCGTGCGACGGACAAGATAACCATCAGCGAACACCGCAGATGGATTCTAGACAAGTGAGAAGGAGAACGTGATCGGCGTCAGGCGAACTCTTGGATGCGAAACACTCGGGGGACGCCGGTCTTTCAAAAAGTCTGATGAGTCAACATCAGTACGTTGATAAGGTACCTCATGTTTCGGGTTCCGGTCAAGGAAAATCTGGTTGGGAACAGCCCGATTCTGACGCTTGTATGGGCACCAAAACCGCATTTGCGCAACTTCTAGGCAGGTTTAGGGCGGATGTAGGGGAATATCCTCAGATGACGGGGGGGGGGGTGTCTGAAGCCGCGTTTGGGAAAACTATGGCTTTCGGACGCGTTGAAGGCTTGGTTTACTGGCCGCTAAAGCGGCCAGTCCGGTGGGTGGAGGCCAGGGGATCAGGTCGTGGGGGCGTCGGGCTGGGACGTGGCGAGTTTCTCACCTTTGCGTTGCTTCTGAGCTAGTTTGGCCACGACCACTTCGGGCAGCACGGCACGCAGCGTCTCAACGTTGCCGCCGAGCGCAACCACCTGGCGAATGAGGCTGCTGCTGGTGAGGGCGAACTGGTCGCCGGTCATGATGAAGACGGTCTCCACGTCTCCGACCGCCCGGTTGGCCATGGCCAATTGAAACTCGTACCGCAGGTCGGACGCGTCACGAATGCCTCGCAGGATAGCGACCGCCCGGCACTTGCGGACGAAGTTCACCGTCAGCCCGGAATACGCCTCGACGCGCACCGCCGGGATGGCGCCGACGAGGTCGCTGATCATCTCGAAGCGCTCCTCAAGCGTGAACAGCTCGCGCTTGTCCGGGTTTACCCCCACCCCCACTACGACCTCGTCGAATAGCGCCGTCGCTCTGCGGATGACGTCCAGGTGCCCGTTAGTGATCGGATCAAACTGCCCCGGAAACACGGCGATGCGGCGTTGGCTTCCCATAACGCGTTAGCCTAAACGGGCAGCCGTGTTTAGGAAAGCGGTCAACGCAGAGGCGCAGA
Proteins encoded:
- the coaD gene encoding pantetheine-phosphate adenylyltransferase is translated as MGSQRRIAVFPGQFDPITNGHLDVIRRATALFDEVVVGVGVNPDKRELFTLEERFEMISDLVGAIPAVRVEAYSGLTVNFVRKCRAVAILRGIRDASDLRYEFQLAMANRAVGDVETVFIMTGDQFALTSSSLIRQVVALGGNVETLRAVLPEVVVAKLAQKQRKGEKLATSQPDAPTT